One window from the genome of Magnolia sinica isolate HGM2019 chromosome 4, MsV1, whole genome shotgun sequence encodes:
- the LOC131242568 gene encoding protein FAF-like, chloroplastic has product MSSAVRRCPRLPVSLRLEEELIVGDQQGIGTILGFSSSAERQRTETRKSLRRTFSADMSSKKWLAQHMPISLKKTASSQEFSAMPIPDSSSASSSASEEEEEREERRKELERPSQCDIWNLIQSQKTADPNSPLPPPYIHPLVKRSSSSLSQKSLQICTESLGSETGSDSISPPEIPDYLVSESSNEETEEERVPVVVEEELKDTNKEPVAANYRCLMSRKSPPRSFPPPLPSISNSYGPRLRMKPHRKDGRLVLAAISIPSHNTFHAERQDGRLVLSFINKPVKEDNHTITKDKGLQIVEEEKIVEEEEEEVDEVAIKKGIVFEVKIVQEEVAAAVMKVHRSTLVMDKIVSGMHLNNPNPWVKRVVEERDVLKRASPITPTAPVMAFNGYNRAAIIDRPVEPRPSNLIVSKKPMVVVKPEEFLPMVMRCMEFCRPVLVWEPRCIATT; this is encoded by the coding sequence ATGTCGTCGGCTGTTCGCAGATGCCCTCGACTGCCAGTGTCTTTACGCCTCGAAGAAGAACTGATCGTCGGCGATCAGCAAGGTATTGGAACGATACTTGGATTCTCCTCCTCCGCCGAGAGACAGAGGACTGAGACTAGAAAGTCTCTCAGAAGGACCTTCTCTGCTGACATGTCTTCCAAGAAATGGTTGGCTCAGCACATGCCAATCTCTCTCAAGAAGACTGCATCCTCGCAAGAATTCTCAGCGATGCCCATCCCTGATTCTTCATCAGCGTCCTCATCAGCatctgaagaagaggaagagagagaagagcgAAGAAAGGAGCTCGAGAGACCCAGTCAGTGCGACATATGGAACTTGATCCAATCACAGAAGACAGCAGACCCCAACTCTCCACTCCCTCCTCCTTACATTCACCCACTGGTAAAACGATCATCAAGCTCACTCAGCCAAAAGAGTCTCCAGATCTGCACAGAGAGCCTTGGATCCGAGACAGGTTCCGACAGCATCTCCCCACCTGAAATCCCCGACTACCTGGTATCTGAATCAAGCAACGAGGAAACAGAAGAAGAACGTGTCCCAGTTGTGGTAGAAGAAGAGCTGAAGGATACGAACAAGGAACCAGTAGCTGCGAATTATCGTTGTTTGATGAGTAGGAAGTCGCCTCCTCGCTCGTTTCCACCACCACTACCTTCCATCTCTAACAGCTATGGGCCGCGCCTCCGCATGAAGCCCCACCGCAAAGACGGCCGCCTTGTCCTGGCGGCAATCTCCATCCCCTCCCACAACACCTTCCATGCTGAACGCCAAGATGGCCGTCTGGTTCTCTCCTTCATCAACAAACCCGTTAAAGAAGATAATCACACCATAACCAAAGATAAAGGACTTCAAATAGTTGAAGAAGAAAAGatagttgaagaagaagaagaagaagtggatgagGTTGCTATCAAGAAAGGAATTGTGTTTGAGGTGAAGATTGTACAAGAAGAGGTAGCGGCAGCTGTGATGAAGGTCCACCGATCGACGCTAGTGATGGACAAGATTGTAAGTGGGATGCACCTCAACAACCCTAACCCTTGGGTGAAAAGGGTTGTGGAGGAGAGAGATGTTCTGAAGAGGGCCTCACCAATAACACCAACCGCCCCTGTGATGGCTTTCAACGGTTACAATCGTGCGGCGATCATCGATCGGCCAGTGGAACCCAGGCCCAGCAACCTCATCGTGTCCAAGAAGCCGATGGTGGTGGTGAAGCCGGAGGAATTCCTGCCGATGGTGATGAGGTGCATGGAGTTTTGTAGGCCTGTGCTGGTGTGGGAGCCCCGTTGCATAGCTACCACCTGA